The Caulifigura coniformis genome includes a region encoding these proteins:
- a CDS encoding DNA integrity scanning protein DisA nucleotide-binding domain protein: MPRAEANPQLNALVRSARDIAKEVRAAAVLMLAEVPLDFAAISKVFTETRFIITSHKPEVQEAAAEDDLPCVMLSHEPQTRQVQLSVALIEAIADDLVPTGACVVALYSSFDRKDIDSVSVISLTEHLAKLTTRDLQRLETTVPLGTLRRVVDLAVEIGREGREGKPVGTLFVVGNHRKILAMSHEGVHDPFRGYQKKDRAVSNPRVRESVKELAQIDGAFIISSDGYVISAGRILDAKSEGLTLSKGLGARHWAAAAISKTTDAVAIAVSESTGTVRIFQGGAVVLRIEPMDQAMKWHDVDTEPPGD; the protein is encoded by the coding sequence ATGCCGCGCGCAGAAGCGAATCCGCAGCTCAACGCCCTTGTCCGGTCCGCCCGCGACATCGCGAAAGAAGTCCGCGCCGCGGCAGTCCTCATGCTGGCCGAAGTTCCGCTCGATTTCGCCGCCATCAGCAAGGTCTTCACCGAAACCCGCTTCATCATCACCTCCCACAAGCCCGAGGTGCAGGAGGCTGCGGCCGAGGACGATCTCCCCTGCGTCATGCTCAGCCACGAGCCGCAGACGCGGCAGGTCCAGCTCAGCGTCGCACTCATCGAAGCCATCGCCGACGACCTCGTCCCCACCGGCGCCTGCGTCGTCGCCCTCTATTCCAGCTTTGATCGCAAAGACATCGACTCCGTCAGCGTCATCAGCCTCACCGAACACCTCGCCAAACTCACGACCCGCGACCTCCAGCGGCTCGAAACGACCGTCCCCCTCGGCACCCTCCGCCGCGTTGTCGATCTGGCCGTCGAGATCGGCCGCGAAGGACGCGAAGGCAAGCCGGTCGGCACGCTCTTCGTCGTCGGCAATCACCGCAAGATCCTCGCGATGTCGCACGAAGGGGTGCACGATCCCTTCCGCGGCTACCAGAAGAAGGACCGCGCCGTCAGCAATCCGCGTGTCCGGGAGAGCGTGAAGGAACTCGCGCAGATTGATGGGGCGTTCATCATCTCGTCCGATGGCTATGTCATTTCGGCCGGCCGGATCCTCGACGCCAAGTCCGAAGGCCTGACGCTCTCCAAAGGTCTGGGCGCGCGGCACTGGGCCGCCGCCGCGATCTCCAAGACGACCGACGCCGTCGCCATCGCCGTCTCCGAATCGACCGGCACCGTCCGCATCTTCCAGGGGGGCGCCGTCGTCCTGCGGATCGAACCGATGGATCAGGCCATGAAATGGCACGACGTCGACACCGAGCCGCCGGGCGATTGA
- a CDS encoding EamA family transporter, translating into MSALLTLPYLMPFLGGIVYVFAALFLKRVGESGGETWKTIRACNWTAAVAFQPLLLLGGTFPGWDHIWQPALVGLLFVSGQVSTVLALKVGDVSLATPVLGIKMVLVAALTALILREWPTPALWTAAILSSIAVALLNISPGHQRRRANLTIAIAAYAAFSYALFDVLVQKFAPAWGTGRFLPTMLAFVALYTAFLRPWTSSAPAASPASRPWLIGGALCLAAQALLIVTPIALFGHATTANVLYSARGMWSVVIVWLVGHWFGNREQSLGRLIFISRLLGAALMTAAVIVVLLNPVVRPN; encoded by the coding sequence GTGTCCGCGCTGCTCACCCTCCCTTACCTGATGCCCTTCCTGGGCGGCATCGTCTACGTCTTCGCCGCGCTGTTTCTCAAACGCGTCGGCGAATCCGGCGGGGAAACGTGGAAGACAATCCGCGCCTGCAACTGGACCGCTGCGGTCGCGTTCCAGCCGCTGCTGCTGCTGGGTGGAACTTTTCCCGGCTGGGACCACATCTGGCAGCCCGCCCTTGTCGGCCTGCTCTTTGTCTCGGGCCAGGTCAGCACCGTCCTCGCCCTCAAGGTCGGCGACGTCTCCCTCGCGACACCCGTCCTCGGGATCAAGATGGTCCTCGTCGCAGCCCTGACGGCTCTCATCCTCCGCGAATGGCCCACGCCTGCTCTCTGGACCGCGGCCATCCTCAGCTCGATCGCCGTCGCGCTCCTCAACATCTCTCCCGGCCACCAGCGCCGACGGGCGAACCTGACCATCGCCATCGCCGCGTATGCCGCTTTCTCCTACGCGCTGTTTGATGTCCTTGTGCAGAAGTTTGCTCCGGCCTGGGGCACCGGCCGGTTTCTGCCGACCATGCTCGCGTTCGTCGCCCTCTACACCGCCTTCCTCCGCCCCTGGACCTCTTCCGCCCCGGCCGCTTCCCCCGCATCCCGCCCCTGGCTGATCGGCGGCGCCCTCTGCCTCGCCGCTCAGGCCCTGCTGATCGTCACCCCCATCGCGCTCTTCGGCCACGCCACCACCGCCAACGTCCTCTACAGCGCCCGCGGCATGTGGAGCGTCGTCATCGTCTGGCTCGTCGGCCACTGGTTCGGAAACCGCGAACAATCGCTCGGCCGTCTCATCTTCATCAGCCGCCTCCTCGGCGCGGCCCTGATGACCGCCGCCGTCATCGTCGTCCTCCTGAACCCCGTCGTCCGCCCCAATTGA
- the obgE gene encoding GTPase ObgE, which yields MFVDRVNIHCKAGDGGNGCASFRREAHIARGGPDGGDGGDGGSVIIQAERNLGSLSNIQGHHHWTADSGRDGRGALCSGRKGGDLYIYVPPGTLVKDAHSGELICDLQKNGETLVVCKGGWGGRGNKHFATATNRAPSEAEPGKPGEERELLLELKLIADVGIIGKPNAGKSTLLSRLTKATPEIANYPFTTKYPNLGVVVVAEDFSFVMADIPGLIEGAHAGIGLGHEFLRHVQRTKVLVHLVEPDPMDQTDPLQNYKQIREELRLYDEQLAQRPELLFVSKSELPDAQALADLLREETGKPVALLSAATGQGLTELIRQLTAILKESQREEDAAESPSVTGEQAQVGTGGQGADAS from the coding sequence ATGTTCGTCGATCGCGTCAACATTCACTGCAAAGCCGGCGACGGTGGAAACGGCTGCGCCAGCTTTCGCCGTGAAGCTCATATCGCGCGCGGCGGCCCCGACGGCGGAGACGGAGGGGACGGCGGCAGCGTCATCATCCAGGCCGAGCGAAACCTCGGAAGCCTCTCCAACATCCAGGGGCACCACCACTGGACGGCCGACAGCGGCCGCGATGGCCGCGGCGCTCTCTGCTCCGGCCGGAAAGGCGGAGACCTCTACATCTACGTCCCCCCCGGCACCCTCGTGAAAGACGCCCACTCGGGAGAGCTGATTTGCGATCTCCAGAAGAACGGTGAAACGCTCGTTGTCTGCAAGGGAGGCTGGGGCGGCCGCGGCAACAAGCATTTCGCGACGGCCACCAACAGAGCCCCCAGCGAAGCCGAACCCGGCAAGCCGGGCGAAGAGCGCGAGCTGCTCCTGGAACTGAAGCTGATCGCCGATGTCGGCATCATCGGCAAGCCGAACGCCGGCAAGAGCACGCTCCTCAGCCGGCTCACCAAGGCCACCCCCGAGATCGCCAACTACCCGTTCACGACGAAGTACCCCAACCTCGGGGTCGTCGTCGTGGCGGAAGACTTCAGCTTCGTGATGGCCGACATTCCAGGGCTCATCGAGGGCGCTCACGCCGGCATCGGCCTCGGCCACGAGTTCCTGCGGCACGTCCAGCGCACGAAGGTCCTCGTCCATCTCGTCGAGCCCGACCCGATGGACCAGACCGATCCCCTCCAGAACTACAAACAAATCCGCGAAGAACTGCGCCTCTACGACGAGCAGCTCGCCCAGCGCCCCGAACTCCTGTTCGTCTCCAAGTCCGAACTTCCCGATGCCCAGGCCCTCGCCGACCTCCTCCGCGAAGAAACCGGCAAGCCCGTCGCGCTCCTCTCCGCAGCTACCGGCCAGGGGCTGACCGAACTGATCCGCCAGCTGACCGCGATCCTGAAGGAATCCCAGCGCGAAGAGGATGCGGCCGAATCCCCGTCCGTGACGGGCGAGCAGGCACAGGTCGGAACGGGCGGGCAGGGGGCGGACGCCTCCTGA
- the lpdA gene encoding dihydrolipoyl dehydrogenase: MADSSGKKKLLVLGGGPGGYPAAFEAADHGMDVTLVDQDPQPGGVCLNRGCIPSKALLHVAKLITESREASHLGVTFEEPKIDLDKLRGFKNGVVGKLTGGIRELCRARGVKLIQARGSLLNSTTAELKHADGKTEKLSFDYCIVAVGSRPAMPPMFNLGDPRIMDSTGALELADIPKKLLVIGGGIIGLELGQAYACFGSKVTVVEMLPAICAGADRDLVNPLQKRLATQFAGIHVNTKVKSLKATPEGIVAELEGEGVESPQTFDRVLLSVGRVPNGKGIGLETTKAKVTDRGFVEVNKKMQTADPNIFAIGDVAGEPMLAHKATREAKVAVEVILGEPAEFDNLAIPSVIYTDPEVAWCGLTETQAKEQGIEVNVVRFPWAASGRAQAIGRTEGLTKVLFEPKTERILGMGIVGPGAGELIAEGVLAVETAAVARDLAESIHAHPTLSETIMESAEGAFAQATHIYRPKRK, encoded by the coding sequence ATGGCAGACTCCAGCGGCAAGAAGAAACTCCTCGTTCTCGGCGGCGGCCCCGGCGGCTACCCCGCCGCCTTTGAAGCGGCCGATCACGGCATGGACGTCACGCTCGTCGACCAGGACCCGCAGCCGGGCGGAGTCTGCCTGAATCGCGGCTGCATCCCCTCCAAAGCCCTGTTGCATGTCGCCAAGCTCATCACCGAATCGCGCGAAGCGTCCCACTTGGGCGTCACGTTCGAAGAACCGAAGATCGACCTCGACAAGCTCCGCGGATTCAAGAACGGCGTCGTCGGCAAGCTCACCGGCGGTATCCGGGAACTTTGCCGCGCCCGCGGCGTGAAGCTGATCCAGGCCCGAGGTTCGCTGCTGAACTCGACGACGGCCGAACTCAAGCACGCCGACGGCAAGACCGAAAAGCTCAGCTTCGACTACTGCATCGTGGCCGTCGGATCCCGACCTGCGATGCCGCCGATGTTCAACCTCGGCGATCCGCGGATCATGGATTCGACCGGCGCCCTCGAGCTGGCCGACATCCCGAAGAAGCTGCTCGTCATCGGCGGCGGGATCATCGGCCTCGAACTGGGCCAGGCGTATGCCTGCTTCGGGTCGAAGGTCACCGTCGTCGAAATGCTGCCCGCCATCTGCGCCGGGGCCGACCGCGACCTCGTCAACCCGCTCCAGAAGCGACTGGCCACACAGTTCGCCGGCATCCACGTCAACACGAAGGTGAAGAGTCTCAAGGCGACGCCCGAGGGCATCGTGGCTGAGCTCGAAGGCGAAGGCGTCGAGTCGCCGCAGACGTTCGACCGCGTGTTGCTGTCCGTCGGCCGTGTTCCCAACGGCAAGGGGATCGGCCTCGAGACCACGAAGGCCAAGGTCACCGACCGCGGCTTCGTCGAGGTCAACAAGAAGATGCAGACGGCCGATCCGAACATCTTTGCCATCGGCGACGTCGCTGGTGAACCGATGCTCGCCCATAAGGCGACCCGTGAAGCCAAGGTCGCCGTCGAAGTGATCCTCGGCGAGCCGGCCGAGTTCGACAACCTCGCGATCCCGTCCGTGATCTACACCGATCCGGAAGTCGCCTGGTGCGGTTTGACCGAGACCCAGGCGAAGGAGCAGGGCATTGAGGTGAATGTCGTCAGGTTCCCATGGGCCGCTTCAGGTCGCGCCCAGGCGATCGGACGTACGGAAGGTCTCACGAAGGTTCTCTTCGAGCCGAAGACCGAACGCATCCTCGGCATGGGCATCGTCGGCCCGGGAGCCGGGGAGCTGATCGCCGAAGGCGTGCTGGCCGTCGAAACGGCCGCCG
- a CDS encoding protein-L-isoaspartate(D-aspartate) O-methyltransferase, with translation MPIPRQTEPVRNPLASSWRAPKGLVAALLFCGVFAMETPVCGQARDIYADPRNVMVDEMIAGEGIKDERVLNSMRTTPRHLFVKSTLKSLAYTDQALDIGFKQTISPPFIVAYMTEVLDPQPTDRVLEIGTGSGYQAAVLSPLVQEVFTIEIVEPLGNRAKALLKQLKYENVHARVGDGYLGWPEQAPFDKIIVTCSPESIPKPLEEQLKEGGKMIIPLGERYQQVFYLLEKKNGKLEQTRLLPTLFVPMTGQAEQGRQVLPDPLNPKVANGGFEEDVDENGQADGWHYHRRARLDEESPGRDKRSLKFENPEPGRTSHVLQAFGIDGTHVTGLDVRVMHRQTGVVSGRNSGEQPGLVIHYFDGRRLPIAQAVVGPWTANTTEWTESTKRVPVPREAREAIVQLGLNGAAGELWVDEVRVTPAR, from the coding sequence ATGCCAATCCCCCGCCAGACTGAACCTGTCCGCAATCCCCTCGCCTCGTCGTGGCGGGCCCCGAAAGGGCTTGTTGCGGCCCTGCTGTTCTGTGGCGTTTTTGCGATGGAGACGCCGGTCTGCGGACAGGCGCGGGACATTTACGCCGATCCACGGAACGTGATGGTCGACGAGATGATCGCGGGAGAAGGGATCAAGGACGAGCGCGTTCTCAATTCGATGCGGACGACTCCGCGACATCTGTTCGTGAAGTCGACTCTGAAGAGTCTGGCTTATACGGACCAGGCGCTCGACATCGGTTTCAAGCAGACGATTTCTCCGCCGTTCATCGTGGCGTATATGACGGAGGTTCTCGATCCGCAGCCGACCGACCGCGTGCTGGAGATCGGGACGGGGAGCGGCTACCAGGCGGCGGTGCTGTCGCCGTTGGTGCAGGAGGTGTTCACGATCGAGATCGTCGAGCCGCTCGGGAATCGCGCGAAGGCTCTTCTGAAGCAATTGAAGTACGAGAACGTGCACGCACGCGTGGGCGACGGCTACCTCGGCTGGCCCGAGCAGGCGCCGTTCGACAAGATCATCGTCACCTGTTCGCCCGAGAGCATCCCCAAGCCGCTTGAAGAGCAGCTGAAGGAAGGGGGAAAGATGATCATCCCCCTGGGAGAGCGTTATCAGCAGGTGTTCTACCTGCTGGAGAAGAAGAACGGAAAACTCGAACAGACGCGGCTGTTGCCGACGCTGTTCGTGCCGATGACGGGCCAGGCGGAACAGGGACGGCAGGTGCTTCCCGATCCGCTGAATCCGAAGGTGGCCAATGGAGGCTTCGAGGAGGACGTCGACGAGAACGGGCAGGCCGACGGGTGGCATTACCACCGCCGCGCGCGGCTGGATGAGGAGTCGCCCGGTCGGGACAAGCGCTCACTCAAGTTCGAGAATCCGGAGCCGGGGCGGACGTCGCATGTGCTGCAGGCGTTCGGCATCGACGGGACGCACGTGACGGGGCTGGACGTGCGGGTGATGCATCGGCAGACGGGCGTTGTCTCCGGGCGGAACAGCGGGGAGCAGCCGGGGTTGGTGATCCACTATTTCGATGGCCGGCGGCTGCCGATCGCGCAGGCGGTTGTGGGACCGTGGACGGCCAATACCACCGAGTGGACCGAGAGCACGAAGCGCGTGCCGGTTCCGCGGGAGGCTCGCGAGGCGATCGTCCAGTTGGGGCTGAATGGGGCCGCGGGGGAGCTGTGGGTGGATGAGGTGCGGGTGACGCCCGCGCGGTGA